A DNA window from Shewanella baltica contains the following coding sequences:
- a CDS encoding TonB-dependent receptor — protein sequence MKHRAFKKNMIAALLSSISMSTAAAAVEIASADAIEKITVYGEKIERSLKDTTSSVSVIDKETLDSGQYQSISNALSEIPNVVVLTGSVPDIRGVSGNGSASGFNSFTGGARARVSTLIDGVAEPFVADLTGDTGLWDIQQIEIFRGPQSTINGRNSIGGTVFIKTEDPTFDWHGAARLGYRNQDNYIDSAVMLSGPILDDELAFRISGQNVTGETYNKGLEYSTNPATFDQNELITNRWRGKVLWQPSAIDALKVMYSFSFNDEKGDSGRNYFTGNDPWAYNPIFQRYIETKSATHSVKIDYDLGEGKAFDLVVAYMDYDWGFESYEPVVTAQQYVDMKDQSYTVDGKYSFGLNNRDLNGFIGLSYFERSQDFDSTGSSIYNGDDSSTSTSIYGEITYGLNDSLWVTLGGRVMRDEQTRNFSMQYQGNQLNENLDDGTTVTLPKLVLQYAITDNTTLAASARRGYNAGGGALSLAESEYYYYDEEFVDTFELSSRSEFLDGNVNLSANLFYNNFDGYQASNQARKITNVDKAVTYGIETALTAMLGNNWQLTTGVGLLDSEIKRADPNYGDVIGNQLNAAPHVTANLGIKYWLNDELTFGLSGNYVGEYFADINNTEDRVAGDYVVTRFSVDYQANSWRVSGFVNNLFDEQALTVNEPPSRSYVDGYAAIIDPRNIGVSVMYNF from the coding sequence ATGAAACACAGGGCATTTAAGAAAAATATGATTGCGGCACTTCTGTCGAGTATTAGCATGTCAACGGCTGCAGCTGCCGTCGAGATAGCGTCGGCAGATGCTATTGAAAAAATTACTGTATATGGCGAAAAAATTGAGCGCAGTTTAAAAGATACGACCTCGTCGGTATCTGTTATTGACAAAGAAACACTCGATAGCGGTCAGTATCAGTCGATTTCAAATGCTTTGTCCGAAATACCTAACGTTGTCGTACTAACAGGCTCGGTACCAGATATCCGTGGTGTCTCAGGCAATGGTTCGGCTTCAGGCTTCAACTCATTCACTGGCGGTGCTCGTGCACGCGTTTCCACTCTGATTGATGGTGTGGCAGAACCCTTTGTAGCCGATCTCACTGGCGATACAGGCTTATGGGACATTCAACAAATTGAAATATTTCGAGGGCCACAATCGACCATTAATGGCCGTAACAGTATTGGTGGCACTGTATTTATAAAAACTGAAGATCCCACGTTTGATTGGCATGGTGCCGCCCGTTTAGGTTACCGCAACCAAGATAACTATATTGATAGCGCCGTGATGCTATCAGGCCCGATTCTAGACGACGAATTAGCCTTTAGGATCAGCGGGCAAAATGTCACAGGTGAAACCTATAACAAAGGTTTGGAATACAGCACAAACCCAGCCACATTCGACCAAAATGAACTCATCACTAATCGCTGGCGCGGCAAGGTTTTATGGCAACCAAGTGCGATTGACGCTCTAAAAGTGATGTATAGCTTCTCGTTTAATGATGAGAAAGGAGATTCCGGACGTAACTACTTCACGGGAAATGACCCTTGGGCATATAACCCTATCTTTCAGCGTTATATTGAAACTAAATCGGCCACACACTCAGTAAAAATCGACTACGATCTTGGTGAAGGCAAAGCATTTGATTTAGTTGTCGCCTACATGGATTATGACTGGGGCTTTGAATCTTACGAGCCAGTAGTGACAGCACAGCAATATGTGGATATGAAAGATCAAAGTTACACTGTCGATGGTAAATACAGTTTTGGCTTAAATAACCGCGACTTGAATGGTTTTATTGGCCTATCTTATTTTGAGCGCAGCCAAGACTTTGATAGCACAGGCAGCTCAATTTATAACGGCGATGACAGTAGCACATCAACGTCTATTTACGGTGAAATCACCTATGGTTTAAATGACTCACTTTGGGTCACTCTCGGCGGTCGGGTGATGCGTGATGAACAAACACGTAATTTTTCGATGCAATACCAAGGCAATCAACTAAATGAAAACCTCGATGACGGCACCACAGTCACACTGCCTAAGTTAGTACTGCAATACGCCATCACAGATAACACGACCTTAGCCGCCAGTGCGCGCCGCGGATATAACGCTGGCGGTGGAGCATTGTCGTTAGCAGAAAGTGAATACTACTATTACGATGAAGAATTTGTTGATACCTTCGAACTTAGCTCGCGCAGTGAATTTTTAGACGGTAATGTCAACCTTAGTGCCAACCTTTTCTATAACAACTTCGATGGATATCAAGCATCTAATCAAGCTCGAAAAATTACCAATGTAGACAAAGCAGTTACCTATGGTATTGAAACAGCTCTGACTGCAATGCTTGGTAATAACTGGCAATTAACGACTGGAGTGGGCTTACTCGACAGTGAAATTAAACGAGCAGATCCTAATTATGGCGATGTTATCGGCAATCAACTGAATGCGGCACCACACGTTACAGCAAACTTAGGCATTAAATATTGGCTCAATGACGAGCTAACCTTTGGCCTATCAGGCAACTATGTTGGTGAATACTTCGCCGATATCAACAACACAGAAGACCGCGTGGCAGGTGACTATGTAGTAACTCGCTTTAGCGTCGATTATCAAGCCAACAGCTGGCGGGTGAGTGGCTTCGTGAACAACCTATTTGATGAGCAAGCATTGACAGTAAATGAGCCTCCCAGCCGCAGTTATGTGGACGGTTACGCTGCAATTATCGACCCAAGAAACATCGGTGTATCAGTGATGTATAACTTTTAA
- a CDS encoding helix-turn-helix transcriptional regulator gives MANRAADVLKVGRRLRGMTQDEVAEIYGISRNTYQRWENGRTTAPYDDVTSICLDVFKLSIEKINEVANGL, from the coding sequence ATGGCTAATCGCGCCGCGGATGTATTGAAAGTGGGGCGCCGTTTACGGGGCATGACCCAAGACGAAGTGGCTGAGATTTACGGCATTAGCCGCAACACTTACCAACGTTGGGAAAATGGCCGTACAACTGCGCCCTATGACGATGTGACATCGATATGCCTTGATGTGTTTAAGCTTTCGATTGAGAAGATAAATGAGGTGGCTAATGGGCTTTAG
- a CDS encoding tyrosine-type recombinase/integrase — protein sequence MAQVMTATGVEQGKLNDAVLRRWLRAGITRDFRDTQFPAVRLRASTDRRQASVYLVMNEAGKTVWQKQGVWPVMCLKTFLTELPSLLAKRSMGQTVISNEFATVAQLLAWFVTHVECNRTLSNSWRSNCKSLVSKHLSGCFGELPLNELNFIAVDSYLIKPMLAQGYSANYIKAAVKVLKRALSVAADLRVLDSNSLAGYRVQMSLKMPPLVGTQLSESDVGPLFSALRNAARPVAMLFVLMLMFGTRIGETRLARWDHFAGDYWFIPAENAKNRQEHRLPMTPTAKKLITHYAQWQYTHVGKRAFLFPGEVGPVSIRTAQYWSETIRFKAFTSHALRKLCRTIIADMGVDTMVGERILNHTLPLLLRTYVNSTLDKGMLMALDAYHAHLITLGFDDVAPEIMRQSTTEPSEPDEPMLVGWL from the coding sequence ATGGCGCAAGTGATGACAGCAACAGGCGTAGAGCAAGGCAAGTTAAACGATGCGGTATTGCGCCGTTGGTTGCGGGCAGGGATAACGCGGGACTTTCGGGACACGCAGTTTCCTGCAGTGCGGTTACGGGCCTCGACTGATAGACGCCAAGCCTCGGTGTATTTAGTGATGAACGAAGCGGGCAAAACCGTGTGGCAAAAACAGGGTGTGTGGCCAGTGATGTGCTTGAAGACCTTTTTAACCGAGTTACCTAGCCTTTTAGCAAAACGCAGCATGGGCCAAACGGTAATCAGCAACGAGTTTGCCACGGTAGCGCAATTGCTGGCGTGGTTTGTAACCCATGTTGAATGCAACCGCACCTTAAGCAACAGCTGGCGCAGTAACTGTAAATCGTTAGTGAGTAAACATCTCAGTGGTTGCTTTGGTGAGTTACCGCTCAATGAGCTGAACTTTATTGCAGTGGACAGCTATTTAATCAAACCCATGTTGGCGCAGGGCTACTCCGCCAATTACATCAAAGCGGCGGTGAAAGTGTTGAAACGGGCGTTATCGGTTGCGGCCGATTTACGGGTGTTAGACAGCAATAGCTTGGCGGGGTATCGGGTGCAAATGAGTTTGAAGATGCCGCCTTTGGTGGGCACGCAATTAAGCGAGTCGGACGTGGGACCGTTATTCAGCGCCCTACGGAATGCAGCAAGACCGGTGGCGATGTTGTTTGTGTTAATGCTGATGTTCGGTACCCGCATTGGTGAAACCCGCTTGGCAAGATGGGACCACTTTGCCGGTGATTACTGGTTTATTCCGGCCGAGAATGCCAAGAACCGCCAAGAGCATCGCTTACCTATGACGCCAACAGCCAAGAAGCTGATAACCCATTATGCCCAGTGGCAATACACGCATGTGGGCAAGCGGGCGTTTTTGTTCCCAGGCGAAGTGGGGCCGGTGAGCATTCGCACTGCGCAGTATTGGAGTGAGACGATTCGGTTTAAGGCGTTTACCTCCCACGCGCTAAGAAAACTGTGCCGCACCATTATTGCCGACATGGGCGTAGATACCATGGTGGGTGAGCGGATTTTGAATCACACCTTGCCGTTACTGCTACGTACTTACGTTAACAGCACTTTAGATAAGGGCATGTTGATGGCGTTGGATGCCTACCACGCACACTTAATCACGCTGGGGTTTGATGATGTGGCGCCCGAGATAATGCGCCAATCGACCACTGAGCCGAGTGAGCCAGACGAGCCAATGTTAGTGGGGTGGTTATGA
- a CDS encoding replication protein P, with protein sequence MTANQNTSMKSLQTLIRQPLVGQGRVSQPEPTAMDMAIVDSVFSKLRVLFPVSAPRPEDEATHKAEWLKTLAAQGIASREQVQAGLNRARREQGDRQFWPTPRQFALWCQPTACDLGLPKLEAAFKEATRHYHHPDKHTWSHDVVRLAVRETGSWMFATGLEKDVLMTFERNYTVLCRRFSRGELTDVELPKALPETVTRPTEAAKAKSIIATLRTNLGLKGANDGD encoded by the coding sequence ATGACGGCTAACCAAAATACGAGCATGAAATCACTGCAGACCTTAATCCGCCAGCCGCTGGTTGGGCAGGGGCGTGTGAGTCAACCCGAACCCACGGCAATGGACATGGCGATTGTGGACAGTGTGTTTAGCAAGTTGCGGGTGTTGTTTCCGGTGAGTGCGCCGCGGCCTGAGGACGAAGCGACCCACAAAGCCGAGTGGCTTAAAACTCTGGCGGCGCAGGGGATTGCCAGCCGCGAGCAAGTGCAAGCGGGGCTGAATCGCGCTAGACGCGAGCAGGGCGATAGGCAGTTTTGGCCGACACCGCGCCAGTTTGCGCTTTGGTGCCAACCGACGGCCTGTGATTTGGGGCTGCCCAAGTTAGAGGCCGCGTTTAAGGAGGCAACGCGCCATTACCATCACCCTGACAAGCATACGTGGAGCCATGATGTGGTGCGCTTAGCGGTGCGCGAAACGGGCAGCTGGATGTTTGCTACTGGGCTTGAAAAGGACGTGCTAATGACGTTTGAGCGCAATTACACAGTGTTATGCAGGCGCTTTAGCCGTGGCGAGTTAACCGATGTTGAGTTGCCAAAGGCACTACCCGAAACGGTGACGCGGCCCACTGAGGCGGCAAAGGCCAAATCAATTATTGCCACGCTACGAACCAACCTTGGGCTTAAGGGGGCAAACGATGGCGACTAA
- a CDS encoding helix-turn-helix domain-containing protein has translation MSMELMVKAMKAKVGNPLRKLVLIKLADNANDQGECWPSYQNIAEQCEITRRSVMNHVKTLEDDGFLRREYRKGEKGNSTNIFHIRFEPMTPKCKGDAAVLGGEANSLSPNGADLPPSECGSLPPSEANSPPSEYGSPASERGSPPLVNMVHPESINLESINESLKDSCPATSAKSVFNAFFKAYPAHRKGGSDSAAWKAWKAEKLTDADCVLAVSWLKEAAALDTSWGFSANGQFVLGITKFIRERHWLTPLPRPMAAAVGQVDWSYAVYDPEDPLI, from the coding sequence ATGAGTATGGAATTGATGGTAAAAGCGATGAAGGCCAAGGTGGGTAATCCACTGCGCAAGCTGGTGTTGATCAAGCTTGCCGATAACGCCAATGACCAAGGCGAATGCTGGCCGAGTTACCAGAACATTGCAGAGCAGTGTGAGATAACCCGCCGCAGTGTGATGAACCACGTAAAAACGTTGGAGGACGACGGCTTTTTACGGCGCGAATATCGCAAGGGTGAGAAGGGTAACTCCACCAATATTTTCCACATTCGTTTTGAGCCGATGACGCCAAAATGCAAGGGAGACGCTGCTGTATTAGGGGGTGAAGCAAATTCACTATCCCCAAATGGCGCAGATTTGCCCCCTAGTGAATGTGGTTCACTACCCCCTAGTGAAGCAAATTCACCCCCTAGTGAATATGGTTCACCAGCTAGTGAACGTGGTTCACCACCCCTAGTGAATATGGTTCACCCAGAATCTATCAATCTTGAATCTATCAATGAATCTTTAAAAGACTCTTGTCCAGCAACGAGTGCTAAGTCGGTTTTCAATGCGTTTTTCAAAGCGTATCCCGCCCATCGCAAAGGCGGCTCGGATTCGGCTGCGTGGAAAGCGTGGAAGGCCGAAAAGCTGACCGATGCCGATTGCGTGTTGGCGGTGAGCTGGTTGAAGGAGGCGGCGGCGCTGGATACGAGTTGGGGCTTTAGCGCTAACGGCCAGTTTGTGCTCGGCATTACCAAGTTTATCCGTGAACGCCACTGGTTAACGCCGTTGCCAAGACCGATGGCCGCGGCCGTTGGGCAAGTGGATTGGAGTTATGCGGTGTATGACCCTGAGGACCCTTTGATATGA
- a CDS encoding Cro/CI family transcriptional regulator, with product MKTKDAISHFGNKLKLAEALSVTKSAISQWGEDVPELRAYQIERLTGGELKATELPLMSPEHAA from the coding sequence ATGAAAACGAAAGATGCGATCTCGCATTTTGGAAACAAGCTAAAACTGGCTGAGGCTTTGAGTGTTACTAAATCGGCAATTAGCCAGTGGGGGGAAGATGTTCCCGAACTCCGTGCTTATCAAATCGAACGGTTAACTGGTGGTGAACTCAAGGCGACTGAGTTGCCGTTAATGAGCCCTGAGCATGCCGCTTAA
- a CDS encoding S24 family peptidase, which yields MMNERIKQRRKELGFTQPAIAKKIGLTKATVSLWESGSTSPKGENLHALAKALSCSPEYLLFGNKETKPESNAEWAGGFEIWDSDTPLGEDEVEIPFYMEVELAAGDGILECREFKGPKLRFTKSTLKRQGVNSDYAACVKVNGNSMEPILPHGSTVGVDTSATDVIDGKMYAVNHDGMLRIKVLYKLPGGGLRLRSYNTDEYPDERLDADQVKQIKVIGKVFWYSVLL from the coding sequence ATGATGAATGAACGCATTAAACAAAGACGCAAAGAGCTAGGTTTTACACAGCCAGCCATTGCCAAAAAAATAGGCTTAACTAAAGCCACAGTATCGCTTTGGGAATCAGGCTCTACCTCTCCTAAAGGCGAGAACCTGCATGCCTTAGCGAAAGCCTTAAGCTGCTCACCCGAATATCTTCTCTTTGGAAATAAAGAAACTAAACCGGAATCCAACGCTGAATGGGCTGGCGGTTTTGAGATATGGGATAGTGATACCCCATTAGGGGAAGATGAAGTTGAAATACCGTTTTACATGGAAGTGGAGCTAGCCGCAGGGGATGGCATTCTCGAGTGCCGCGAATTTAAAGGGCCGAAACTGCGCTTTACTAAGAGCACTCTTAAACGTCAAGGTGTGAATAGTGACTATGCGGCTTGTGTCAAAGTGAATGGCAACAGCATGGAGCCCATATTACCCCACGGCTCAACAGTAGGTGTTGATACCTCAGCCACCGATGTAATCGACGGCAAAATGTACGCAGTGAACCATGATGGCATGCTACGTATCAAAGTGCTGTATAAATTACCCGGTGGTGGTTTACGTCTTCGTAGCTACAACACTGACGAATATCCTGATGAACGCCTTGATGCCGACCAAGTGAAACAGATCAAAGTGATCGGCAAAGTGTTTTGGTATTCAGTACTGTTGTAA
- a CDS encoding excisionase, translating into MIEQYITLEDWAKMHIAFSVSKATLQAWAKSGSIVPRPIKLGRRWAVKSNAIYVDPTQVVVSDISDPVIRRILNGG; encoded by the coding sequence ATGATCGAGCAATATATTACCCTTGAAGATTGGGCGAAAATGCATATCGCCTTCTCTGTATCAAAAGCGACTTTGCAGGCTTGGGCAAAGTCAGGGTCCATTGTACCAAGACCAATTAAGCTCGGTAGACGCTGGGCGGTTAAATCCAATGCGATTTACGTAGACCCGACTCAGGTTGTGGTCAGTGATATAAGCGACCCTGTTATCAGGAGAATCCTCAATGGCGGCTAG
- a CDS encoding phage integrase Arm DNA-binding domain-containing protein gives MAARPRKFDLGVENLYCRQDARNGEVYYQYRDPRNGAFRGLGKDRTIAKERASALNLLIAQQLASAFIDNYNARPERVAQHGIAFKKWVEKYIAIQGDRLNNGEIRLNTFKTRKSQATIAIKAMGNIPLKDISTKDCYELMQSLRAQGKERTAQAVRSVLIDIFKEAAQAGEITGGFNPASATKSPRVNVIRDRLELEAVNQILAVAETKEPWVKNTILLALVTGQRRVDIANMQFKKGNDWEKLYQNWKTGNRSKPPYSYVEGEWLHVFQQKTSTMLKLPLGLKLEALDLSIGNVVLSCRSRCVSKYLIHHQHGIRGATIGGQVFVDTITKRFSECRDELGPSTTTFHELRSLSERLYSGQGIDTQILLGHKDPRTTAAYHDIRGQMWIELVI, from the coding sequence ATGGCGGCTAGACCACGTAAATTCGACCTAGGTGTAGAAAATCTTTATTGCCGGCAAGATGCTCGCAATGGTGAAGTTTATTACCAGTACCGAGATCCCCGCAATGGGGCCTTTAGAGGGCTAGGTAAAGATAGAACCATCGCAAAGGAACGAGCAAGCGCATTAAATCTGTTAATTGCTCAACAACTTGCAAGTGCGTTTATCGATAACTATAACGCTAGGCCGGAACGTGTGGCACAACATGGCATTGCCTTTAAAAAGTGGGTTGAAAAATATATTGCTATCCAGGGCGATAGATTAAATAACGGCGAGATCAGACTCAACACGTTTAAAACCCGTAAGTCTCAGGCGACTATTGCTATAAAAGCGATGGGCAATATTCCCCTCAAAGACATATCAACCAAAGACTGTTACGAGCTGATGCAGTCTTTAAGAGCGCAAGGAAAAGAAAGAACTGCGCAGGCGGTGAGATCAGTACTGATTGATATTTTCAAAGAAGCCGCTCAAGCGGGAGAAATCACCGGTGGATTTAATCCCGCATCGGCAACCAAATCCCCACGGGTAAACGTCATTCGGGATCGGCTTGAACTAGAGGCCGTGAATCAAATCCTCGCGGTTGCCGAAACCAAAGAGCCGTGGGTTAAAAATACCATTCTGCTCGCATTGGTGACTGGGCAGCGCCGCGTTGATATCGCTAACATGCAATTTAAAAAGGGCAACGATTGGGAAAAACTGTATCAAAATTGGAAAACAGGAAATCGTTCGAAGCCGCCCTACTCCTACGTTGAAGGCGAATGGTTGCATGTGTTTCAGCAGAAAACCTCAACAATGCTCAAGCTGCCGCTGGGACTTAAACTTGAGGCGTTAGATTTGAGCATTGGCAATGTTGTTTTATCGTGCCGTAGCCGCTGTGTATCTAAATACCTGATCCACCATCAACACGGTATTAGAGGTGCAACCATAGGTGGGCAAGTGTTTGTTGATACCATTACCAAACGCTTTTCTGAATGCCGCGATGAGCTTGGTCCATCGACCACGACCTTTCACGAATTACGGTCACTTTCAGAAAGACTCTATAGCGGTCAGGGAATCGACACTCAAATCTTACTTGGTCACAAAGACCCGCGAACCACTGCTGCATATCATGATATACGTGGCCAGATGTGGATAGAGCTAGTGATTTAG
- a CDS encoding DNA ligase, translated as MTHTNPLQDLTFYRFIRFRFFKQRLLLLSLLIFGCLAPVTYAQTSPPSIQLATEFDAQQEIHIQDFLISEKLDGVRGYWNGQALLTRQGNLIAVPTWFIANFPNYPLDGELWLGRGQFEAMSSIVRQTSAKDDDWRKVRFMVFDVPKAGGDFQHRYQFALTKLSGKSHYLEVIAQFQVDSLEALYQKLDSLVAKGAEGLMLHRSSAMYVSGRNPNLMKLKPYYDAEATVIGHIPGKGQFAGQMGAIRVQTPDGRIFNIGTGFNLAERQHPPAVGAIITYKYLGLTVNGLPRFASFLRVRIDIDKIDSQQ; from the coding sequence ATGACTCATACCAACCCGTTACAAGATTTAACATTTTATCGGTTTATCCGCTTTCGGTTTTTCAAACAACGTCTGCTCTTACTCAGTCTGCTGATATTCGGTTGTTTAGCCCCAGTGACTTATGCACAAACCTCACCACCTTCGATACAGTTGGCAACCGAGTTTGATGCCCAGCAAGAGATTCATATTCAGGACTTTTTGATTAGCGAAAAACTCGACGGGGTGCGAGGTTACTGGAATGGTCAGGCACTATTGACTCGGCAAGGTAATCTTATTGCTGTTCCAACTTGGTTTATCGCAAATTTCCCGAATTATCCCCTCGATGGTGAGTTATGGCTTGGGCGAGGCCAGTTTGAGGCTATGTCGAGCATAGTTCGACAAACCTCAGCCAAGGATGATGACTGGCGCAAAGTGCGATTTATGGTGTTCGATGTTCCCAAGGCGGGTGGCGACTTTCAGCATCGCTATCAATTTGCGTTAACTAAACTGAGTGGCAAATCGCATTATCTTGAAGTCATAGCGCAGTTCCAAGTGGACAGTCTTGAAGCTCTGTATCAAAAACTTGATAGCTTAGTTGCTAAAGGCGCTGAAGGATTAATGCTGCATCGCAGCTCCGCGATGTATGTCAGTGGCCGCAATCCTAATTTGATGAAATTAAAACCCTATTATGATGCTGAAGCGACAGTGATCGGCCATATACCAGGCAAAGGTCAATTTGCAGGGCAAATGGGTGCAATAAGAGTGCAAACTCCAGACGGCCGGATTTTCAACATAGGCACAGGTTTTAATCTCGCAGAGCGTCAGCATCCCCCCGCCGTGGGTGCAATCATCACCTATAAATATCTGGGTCTTACCGTAAATGGCTTACCCAGATTTGCCAGTTTCCTGCGGGTACGCATCGATATAGATAAGATCGACAGTCAACAATAG
- a CDS encoding diacylglycerol kinase, translated as MKPANNHGIKRIFRATGFSMKGLKAAWVHEAAFRQELMLAIIMLPVALWVDISTIERLLLIFTLFIVLIVELLNSAIEAVVDRVGSEIHPLSGQAKDIASAAVFMSLALCGLTWLVVLAPLVF; from the coding sequence ATGAAACCAGCCAACAATCACGGTATTAAACGCATTTTCAGAGCGACGGGATTTTCGATGAAGGGCTTAAAGGCCGCTTGGGTCCACGAAGCCGCTTTTAGACAGGAATTAATGTTAGCCATCATCATGTTACCCGTGGCTTTGTGGGTTGATATCAGCACGATTGAACGTTTGTTGCTGATTTTTACACTGTTTATTGTGTTGATTGTTGAGCTTTTAAACTCGGCGATTGAAGCTGTGGTCGATCGTGTTGGCAGTGAAATTCACCCACTAAGCGGCCAAGCCAAGGACATTGCCTCGGCTGCCGTGTTTATGAGTCTTGCACTGTGTGGATTAACTTGGCTGGTCGTATTGGCGCCACTGGTGTTTTAA
- the hdfR gene encoding HTH-type transcriptional regulator HdfR — translation MDTDLLKTFLEVSRTRHFGKAAENLYLTRSAVSFRVKQLESILGVALFERQRNNIQPTPAGERMLGHAEAVLTAWERAKQDVSLSQLQSTQLAIGAGPNIWDAYLQGYLQGLHVGLPGVALRTEVLPANAMTRQLMDRTLDIAISFDPPKLDQFELVQLGQINLLLVSSLKGQTVNAVVPGQYVKVDWGTAFNIVHAQEYASLPVPTLHTSSARIALDFILNNGGCAFLPEHLVQHALRSGELHHVSGASAISRNVYVAYWAENDRLAQIKQAIDFLRDDGSVFAHATI, via the coding sequence ATGGATACCGATTTACTGAAAACCTTTCTTGAAGTCTCCCGTACTCGCCATTTCGGTAAAGCGGCCGAGAATCTGTATCTCACGCGCAGTGCCGTGAGTTTTCGAGTCAAACAGCTTGAGAGCATTTTAGGCGTCGCGCTGTTTGAGCGGCAGCGTAATAACATTCAGCCCACACCAGCTGGCGAGCGCATGCTTGGCCATGCCGAGGCAGTATTAACGGCGTGGGAGCGGGCTAAACAAGATGTTTCCCTCAGTCAGTTACAGTCGACTCAGCTTGCCATTGGTGCAGGGCCGAATATTTGGGATGCCTATTTGCAAGGTTATTTACAGGGATTGCACGTGGGGCTGCCCGGCGTTGCGCTGCGCACCGAAGTGCTGCCTGCCAATGCGATGACGCGCCAATTAATGGACCGCACCCTAGATATCGCGATTTCATTCGATCCGCCAAAGCTTGATCAATTTGAATTAGTGCAGCTGGGGCAAATTAATTTGCTGTTAGTTTCGAGCCTAAAAGGTCAAACGGTGAATGCCGTGGTGCCGGGGCAATATGTAAAAGTGGATTGGGGGACGGCGTTTAATATTGTTCATGCGCAAGAATATGCGTCACTGCCTGTGCCAACACTGCACACGAGCTCTGCGCGTATCGCCTTGGATTTCATCTTAAATAATGGTGGTTGTGCTTTCTTACCCGAGCATTTGGTGCAGCATGCTTTGCGCAGCGGCGAATTGCATCACGTCAGTGGCGCCAGCGCCATTTCAAGAAATGTGTATGTTGCCTATTGGGCGGAAAATGATCGTTTAGCCCAGATCAAACAAGCCATCGACTTTTTAAGGGACGATGGCTCAGTGTTTGCTCATGCGACTATCTAA
- a CDS encoding DUF413 domain-containing protein, translated as MSEQSFSNANKGSETFNGSAAASFISQKRFYDDANFPKGFKRSGDFTNKEAELLELHGHAMKNLAEGKTLPCTSDEAQFVEVAKGNIAPSSLLEQIWVKYRRLAMGKPFYAVVGTVHLPATKPEIEVEAVFDIEDDVQDEPEPEDKE; from the coding sequence ATGTCTGAACAGTCTTTTTCAAACGCTAACAAGGGTTCTGAGACGTTTAACGGCTCAGCTGCTGCCAGTTTTATCTCGCAAAAACGTTTCTACGATGACGCGAATTTCCCCAAAGGCTTCAAACGAAGCGGCGATTTTACTAATAAGGAAGCTGAACTGCTTGAATTGCATGGTCATGCAATGAAGAATTTAGCCGAAGGTAAAACCTTGCCCTGCACCTCCGATGAAGCTCAATTTGTGGAAGTCGCCAAAGGAAATATCGCGCCCAGTAGCTTGTTAGAGCAGATCTGGGTAAAGTATCGCAGGCTCGCCATGGGGAAACCCTTTTATGCCGTGGTTGGTACAGTGCATTTGCCTGCAACCAAGCCCGAAATAGAAGTTGAGGCTGTATTTGATATTGAAGATGATGTTCAGGATGAACCTGAACCCGAGGATAAAGAATGA